CGGCGACTTTAAGTGCCTTGAATTTACACTTTAAGTGCAACACTAATTAAATAAAGAATGGCCCATGGCCAAATTTCTGTAAAATGATGTTTGCGAAAACAATCATGAAAGGAATTCAGCCATGGACCACTACAAGCATATTACCATAGATGAACGGGAAACTATCTTTTTAATGAGGAATCATGGAAACTCACTTCGTGAGATTGCCAGCCATATCAAGAAAAGTTACTCAACCATTTCTCGAGAATTAAGCCGTAATTCTACTGGTAAATCCTATTCACCTTCGAAGGCTCAGGAGAAGTACAAACAGCGCAAAGGCAACTGTGGCAGAGTCTCTCTTTTGAGTAATCCTCAGGTGGTTGAAGTGGTGAGAGAACACTTCTGCGAAGACCTTTGGTCTCCGGAGGAAATATCGAATCGCTTGGCAGTCGAAAAGTATCCGGTGCAGATCAGTACCACGACTATTTACCGTGGGATTTTCAATGGCTTATTTGATAATTTGTTTAAATCTGGCAGCTCTAGTGCCGTGCGCCATCTAAGGCATCACGGCAAGTCTCGCCACAATAAAGCTTATCAAGAAAAGCGAGGCAAGATTCCAATCCCCAACAAGATTCATGATCGTCCGCGAGAAGCTGACAACCGTGTAGAAATTGGTCACTGGGAAGGTGATACCGTGTTAGGCAAAAGCGGAAAGGCTTGTGTCGTTACATTGGTTGATCGAAAATCTCGTTACCTGCTTATTGGTAAAGCTGCTAAAAGAACTTCAGAAGCAGTCACGGATACTTTGAGCGACTTAATGAAGCTATGGCCTGGTAGATCGTTAACGATTACCCCGGATAGGGGTAAAGAGTTTGCCAAAGTTCAATGTTTAACTGATAAGTTTGGTACGCCCTTCTACTTTCCCGATCCTCACTCTCCTTGGCAACGAGGAACTAACGAAAATACTAACGGCTTGCTTCGCGAATATTTGCCAAAAGGAACTGACCTTGATTCAATTACTGACCGCCGGATACAAGCATATGCAGAACAAATGAATAATCGTCCCCGTAAATGTCTCGGATGGAAAACGCCTTATGAAATATTCTTTAATGTAGTGTTGCACTTAATTTGACAATTCAAGGCTAATAAAATTATGATTGACGGTGGTGCAGGCTTAATCAATGTGCCGTTAGATAAGTGGGATCAATGGAACGAACTAATTGCCAATTATTATCGAACTAATGACATGGCTAAAATTAAACGGTGGACATATGACAATGGCATTCAACGATTACAAATTAGAGCAAACTTAGCACTTAAATCAGTTAAAGATAAAACTAGTAAAAGAATTCAAAAACAGTTAAAAGATTTTGCGGATCAGAACCCAGAAATCAAGCCCAAAAATGATCCAGAAAATAAAAACGATCGGCCTAGTTATTAGGTTGATCGTTTTTTTATTTATCCGGTTTATGGGCGTTAACATAGTCAGCAAATATTTTTAAAAGTTCTTCGGTTTGTTCAACCGTGAGATTATCAGCTTGAAAGTATTTTTCGAGCAAAGCCCCTTTTTGAATTAATCGGCGAGAACGGGCTTTGCGGGCTTGCCGATTTACGTAGTATTTAGATTGCCGTAATTTAAAATCTTCTCGCTCAATTTTTTGTTTTAAACGCGCTTGTTGCTCAACTAGTTTTTCATATTGATTAGGCATAGTCATTACCACCTAACTATTATCGGTTATTTTGAGCTTGATTTAAAAAGGCGGCAACTTTTTTAGCAATCATTTTAATCTGTGGAGTGGTAAGTGTCCCATAATCCAAATTGGCTGATCTAATGATTTGCTTACCGAGATTTTGTTCAATTTTATTTTTTTCAGCTTTAATCTTTTGATTAAGCTGTTTTAATTTGGCTTCTTGTTTTTCTAAGTTACTTTGAGACATAATGATCCCTCCAATCGTATTAAAAATAATCACCGACACTATATTATACAGAGAACGTTAAGTCAAAGGATAGAAGTTGAAATAGCGAAGCGGAAGGCATACACTAGAAGTAAATTTAGGGGAATCAGCAGGCCGAGTGAAACGAGGTTAATGCGCACTTACACATAGAATGAATTCTATGTTGTGCT
This genomic window from Lentilactobacillus buchneri contains:
- a CDS encoding IS30 family transposase, producing the protein MDHYKHITIDERETIFLMRNHGNSLREIASHIKKSYSTISRELSRNSTGKSYSPSKAQEKYKQRKGNCGRVSLLSNPQVVEVVREHFCEDLWSPEEISNRLAVEKYPVQISTTTIYRGIFNGLFDNLFKSGSSSAVRHLRHHGKSRHNKAYQEKRGKIPIPNKIHDRPREADNRVEIGHWEGDTVLGKSGKACVVTLVDRKSRYLLIGKAAKRTSEAVTDTLSDLMKLWPGRSLTITPDRGKEFAKVQCLTDKFGTPFYFPDPHSPWQRGTNENTNGLLREYLPKGTDLDSITDRRIQAYAEQMNNRPRKCLGWKTPYEIFFNVVLHLI